The following coding sequences lie in one Sphaerochaeta sp. genomic window:
- a CDS encoding alpha-amylase family glycosyl hydrolase produces the protein MNKHDMRISVRTRSELHCDVPVFIASDTGNLNDLCKEANDLTFQYNNLVTQKGKSDYLSPSALNMAAVLHLMYQTVLSSFLRTTHPVFFSRMATVLKDNAASRFALTFYIKEFPSPLLEQHQPSRQELLEESLRGFFIHQVMADNPAFVSAAKPFISPDGVVFPPEATAFRTLMLTSSREAGMVSSGHREDLFTFLTEPARRHPDSLADQISFILEQWADFLPEPLKLLLLRALSFDKEEHRPRFGGTGGGKPETIVPDYSRLDSDYENFTDDRDWMPNVVMIAKSTLVWLDQLSKQYGQPIIHLDQIPDHELDLLRERGITALWLIGLWERSDASKEIKIRCGNPDAEASAYSLKDYEISASLGGWPAVENLRSRCNARGIRLASDMVPNHTGIDSKWVFEHPEYFIQQDYPPFPSYTYNGPNLSHNPDVEIKLEDHYYNRSDAAVTFMRRDNRTGRTTYIFHGNDGTSMPWNDTAQLDFLNPQTREAVFQEIRHVAQNFPIIRFDAAMTLAKKHIRRLWYPQLGCGGDIAGRSGASMSDAEFNARMPQEFWREVVDRMAKELPDTLLLAEAFWMMEGYFVRTLGMHRVYNSAFMNMLKNQENKKYRDTIKKTLAFEPEILKRFVNFMNNPDEETAIAQFGDGDKYFGVFTLLATMPGLPMIGHGQIEGYREKYGMEYKRAYWDEHPNQALIAEHYRRIFPLLRKRYLYSGIDYFQLFDLVNGYGNVEESAYCYVNGNAKERSLVVYNNQYQGVEGTIRTSVPKLIKGEERHTATVTIAEALQLGARDDRYTIFCRFPSGLYYLEPSRQIVDHGVSFHLAGYETMVYTDIHQVTDTDGTYAELYRTLAGKGVRNIAEEIRLLRLRPIFQACEALGKAPFFSLWNELIAGGDPEKLSRKLTLLLAECDAELAKAFQTINPATKAFLPEFQGKRDPIVLQKGLARFLGLFTPTEDNGFFLHGAQTMQEMPVVVATALFLEPFVAKDATVMDAMKVSDTLLCHRFFQESLQGSDETEARRICHLGAILLQSGFQGKEETDPVSFLTHLLEDASVWEYTGCNEYQGVTWYKKESMQECIFMSAASLLWHARKLSGFQRTLMNAEERAGYRLDGLLRIQDIPVH, from the coding sequence TTGAACAAACATGACATGAGGATTTCGGTTCGCACCCGGAGCGAACTGCATTGCGACGTCCCGGTTTTCATCGCTTCCGATACAGGAAACCTCAATGACCTCTGCAAAGAAGCCAATGACCTCACCTTCCAGTACAACAACCTGGTCACACAAAAAGGAAAATCAGACTATCTGTCCCCCTCGGCATTGAACATGGCGGCCGTTCTGCACCTGATGTACCAGACGGTGCTCAGCTCGTTTCTCCGCACCACCCACCCGGTCTTTTTCTCCCGGATGGCTACCGTCCTGAAGGACAACGCGGCGAGCCGGTTCGCCCTGACGTTCTACATCAAGGAATTCCCCTCTCCGCTTCTGGAACAACACCAACCCTCCCGGCAGGAACTCCTGGAAGAGTCGCTCCGGGGCTTTTTCATCCACCAGGTGATGGCGGACAACCCGGCGTTCGTTTCCGCGGCGAAGCCGTTCATCAGCCCGGATGGCGTCGTGTTTCCTCCGGAAGCCACGGCATTCCGTACGCTGATGCTGACCTCTTCCCGTGAGGCGGGCATGGTCAGCTCGGGCCATCGGGAAGATTTGTTCACGTTCCTTACCGAACCGGCAAGACGCCATCCCGACTCGCTTGCGGACCAGATATCCTTCATCCTGGAGCAATGGGCTGACTTTCTTCCCGAACCCCTGAAACTGCTGTTGCTCCGCGCGCTCTCCTTCGACAAGGAAGAACACCGCCCACGCTTCGGAGGCACCGGAGGGGGCAAACCAGAGACCATCGTCCCCGACTACAGCAGGCTGGACAGCGACTACGAGAATTTCACCGATGACCGGGATTGGATGCCCAACGTGGTGATGATCGCCAAAAGCACGCTGGTGTGGCTTGACCAGCTGTCCAAGCAGTACGGACAGCCCATCATCCATCTGGATCAGATACCCGACCATGAACTGGACCTGCTTCGGGAGCGGGGCATCACGGCGCTGTGGTTGATCGGCCTTTGGGAGCGTTCGGACGCCAGCAAGGAGATCAAGATCCGATGCGGAAACCCGGATGCCGAAGCGTCGGCCTATTCCCTGAAGGATTATGAGATCTCCGCATCCCTGGGTGGCTGGCCGGCGGTGGAGAATCTTCGCTCACGATGCAATGCCCGCGGCATCCGGCTTGCCAGCGACATGGTGCCCAACCATACCGGCATCGACAGCAAATGGGTGTTCGAGCATCCGGAATACTTCATCCAGCAGGACTATCCCCCGTTCCCATCGTACACGTACAACGGTCCCAACCTTTCCCACAATCCGGATGTGGAGATCAAACTGGAAGACCACTACTACAACCGCAGCGACGCCGCGGTGACCTTCATGCGCCGGGACAACCGTACAGGAAGAACGACGTACATCTTCCATGGCAACGACGGCACTTCGATGCCCTGGAACGACACGGCACAGCTTGATTTCCTCAATCCACAGACCAGAGAGGCGGTGTTTCAGGAGATCCGCCACGTCGCCCAGAACTTCCCGATCATCCGTTTCGACGCGGCGATGACGTTGGCGAAAAAACACATCCGCAGACTGTGGTATCCCCAGCTGGGATGCGGCGGAGACATCGCAGGCCGCTCGGGCGCAAGCATGAGCGACGCCGAATTCAACGCCCGCATGCCCCAGGAATTCTGGCGTGAGGTGGTGGACCGGATGGCGAAGGAACTGCCGGATACGCTGCTCCTTGCCGAAGCGTTCTGGATGATGGAAGGATACTTCGTCCGGACGCTGGGCATGCATCGGGTGTACAACAGCGCCTTCATGAACATGCTGAAGAACCAGGAGAACAAGAAGTACCGGGATACGATCAAGAAGACCCTGGCATTCGAGCCGGAGATCCTGAAACGGTTCGTCAACTTCATGAACAACCCGGATGAGGAGACGGCCATCGCACAGTTCGGCGACGGGGACAAGTACTTCGGCGTCTTCACGCTGCTGGCCACCATGCCGGGCCTGCCGATGATCGGCCACGGCCAGATCGAGGGATACCGGGAAAAGTACGGCATGGAATACAAACGGGCCTACTGGGACGAGCATCCCAACCAAGCTTTGATCGCCGAACACTACCGGAGGATCTTCCCGTTGCTACGCAAACGGTACCTGTACAGCGGAATCGACTATTTCCAATTGTTTGACCTGGTCAACGGGTACGGCAACGTGGAGGAATCGGCGTACTGCTATGTCAACGGAAACGCCAAGGAACGTTCCCTGGTGGTGTACAACAACCAGTACCAGGGTGTGGAAGGGACCATCCGGACCAGCGTACCCAAACTGATCAAGGGAGAAGAACGGCACACCGCCACCGTCACCATCGCAGAGGCGTTGCAACTGGGCGCACGTGATGACCGGTACACCATCTTCTGCCGCTTCCCCTCCGGCCTGTACTACCTGGAACCGTCCCGGCAGATCGTCGACCACGGAGTTTCCTTCCATCTGGCCGGATACGAGACGATGGTGTACACCGACATCCACCAGGTGACCGATACGGACGGCACCTATGCGGAACTGTACCGCACGCTGGCGGGAAAAGGGGTGCGGAACATCGCCGAAGAGATCCGGCTTCTCAGGCTTCGGCCGATCTTCCAAGCCTGCGAAGCGCTGGGCAAGGCTCCGTTCTTCTCTTTGTGGAACGAATTGATCGCCGGTGGGGATCCGGAGAAGCTGTCCAGGAAACTTACCTTGCTGCTTGCCGAGTGTGACGCGGAACTTGCCAAAGCGTTCCAGACCATCAACCCGGCAACCAAAGCGTTCCTTCCGGAATTCCAAGGCAAACGGGACCCCATCGTCCTCCAGAAGGGACTGGCCCGGTTCCTTGGTTTGTTCACCCCAACAGAAGACAATGGATTCTTCCTCCATGGAGCGCAGACGATGCAGGAAATGCCCGTGGTGGTTGCCACAGCCCTGTTTCTGGAGCCGTTCGTCGCCAAAGACGCCACGGTAATGGACGCGATGAAAGTTTCCGATACGCTGTTGTGCCACCGGTTCTTCCAGGAATCGCTGCAAGGCTCTGATGAAACGGAAGCGCGGCGCATTTGCCATCTGGGCGCGATTTTGCTGCAGAGCGGATTCCAAGGAAAGGAAGAAACGGATCCGGTATCTTTCCTCACCCACCTGTTGGAAGACGCCAGTGTATGGGAATACACCGGTTGTAACGAGTACCAGGGAGTCACCTGGTATAAGAAAGAATCGATGCAGGAGTGCATTTTCATGAGTGCCGCATCGCTCTTGTGGCACGCTCGGAAACTGAGCGGATTCCAACGAACATTGATGAATGCGGAGGAACGGGCAGGGTATCGGCTGGATGGGTTGTTGCGGATACAGGATATCCCTGTTCATTGA
- a CDS encoding dicarboxylate/amino acid:cation symporter: MKTWVNYLAAALMALVATLTVGQSPRFATIMTDITIVYGQVGLCILFLLILCSFTSGIASLRKDAQLKTAFWSSILWAVVTTVIVALVAAGVFLLLPTKFPATSTTGSDSSLLSSFPFGTFMQRFLTFRLTGSLDTLLLPLLIVCFVIGYFLKPNVEVIRPAYVVTNSFSELMFRLSRAFTTTSWLLVFFASASFFSGIWNEGSLFVASRFLEMLLAGCAAVVLVILPLLFAIFTKFKVNPYQMIYRSIASLAIGLFTGDILLSQVIGQPITRHNLGCQKRVSATALPFFALIARGGSAMLGAISAMALVYSATNAVPQWNVLLFIALAAAAASFCSSLGFGSETLLVTVLALRMLGINLYGAEVTLLAFLPLINGLGVMLDNLIANMGAAYLCQHMNVRINNPYRYIL; the protein is encoded by the coding sequence ATGAAAACTTGGGTGAATTATCTTGCGGCTGCGTTGATGGCGCTGGTTGCTACCCTCACGGTAGGGCAAAGCCCTCGGTTCGCGACCATCATGACGGACATCACCATCGTCTATGGGCAGGTTGGTTTGTGCATCCTGTTCCTGTTGATCCTGTGTTCCTTCACCAGCGGAATCGCCTCCCTTCGCAAAGACGCCCAGCTGAAAACAGCGTTCTGGTCCTCCATTCTTTGGGCGGTGGTCACCACGGTGATCGTCGCTCTGGTCGCCGCGGGCGTGTTTCTGTTGCTTCCCACCAAGTTTCCCGCCACCAGCACCACCGGAAGCGATTCCTCGCTTCTTTCCTCCTTTCCCTTCGGCACCTTCATGCAACGTTTTCTGACGTTCCGCCTGACCGGTTCGCTGGACACTTTGCTGTTGCCGCTTCTGATTGTCTGTTTTGTGATCGGATATTTCCTCAAGCCGAATGTTGAGGTGATCCGTCCCGCCTACGTGGTGACCAACAGCTTCAGCGAGCTGATGTTCCGGCTTTCCCGGGCGTTCACCACTACCAGCTGGCTGTTGGTGTTCTTCGCGTCCGCATCGTTTTTCTCCGGCATATGGAATGAGGGTTCCCTGTTTGTCGCCTCCCGGTTCCTGGAGATGCTGCTTGCCGGATGCGCGGCGGTGGTGCTGGTGATCCTGCCGTTGCTGTTCGCCATCTTCACCAAGTTCAAAGTCAATCCGTACCAGATGATTTACCGGAGCATCGCTTCCCTGGCCATCGGTCTGTTCACCGGCGACATTCTGCTTTCCCAGGTGATCGGACAACCCATCACCCGCCATAACCTGGGATGCCAGAAACGGGTCAGCGCCACGGCATTACCGTTCTTCGCGTTGATCGCTCGTGGTGGATCGGCCATGCTGGGTGCCATCAGCGCCATGGCGCTGGTGTACAGCGCGACCAACGCCGTCCCCCAGTGGAACGTATTGCTGTTCATCGCACTTGCCGCTGCCGCGGCGAGTTTCTGCTCGTCGCTGGGCTTTGGTTCGGAAACGTTGCTGGTCACCGTGCTCGCCCTCAGAATGCTGGGCATCAACCTGTACGGGGCGGAAGTGACGCTCCTTGCGTTCCTCCCGTTGATCAACGGACTGGGGGTCATGCTGGATAATCTGATCGCCAATATGGGTGCAGCGTACCTCTGCCAGCATATGAACGTCAGGATCAACAACCCATACCGGTACATCCTGTAG